The sequence aaaattaaactcgcttgtaaaatattcatcttttcaaaataagaatttaagattatttttgaaaatgcaagacTTCctgtttgaagtttaatcttttatgtttaaaaattcgatcttttgattaaagattcgtcgattaggaaagtgtaataaaatctgtatttggtgtgcaagttgaaattgtgaataaaattttcttttttcaactgaaaaaaggtaacaaaatatttttaaaaaacccaaaataagagaaaaaggtgacaaaattcctaaaataggtgacaaaattgaaaataggtgacaaaaggtgacactCTGTGATGACTGTTATTCTCTGAAACACTCCTTGCTGCCAGGGGTGTCTACTAAGGTggcccaaaaaaatataatatttgagaaatttcaacgggcgTCGATGCCCAATCGTTCTCTCGTGGATACAAATtagtgcaaatttttttattttcaaataaaataatttttagaactttgtatttcaaattttatgccttaagattgtaaaaaaggTCTCTAGCTCcgcttgtaattaatttttttaaattaattaaataatactaaaaacataactaATCATTTCATGATTTTGTTCCGAATGTTTATGACTTGGAACAataattcaaacatattttttcttataattaaaattcaataaatatttaggtaaaattaatattGGTACTAGATTAGATTTAATTGAAAGCgctacaaatttctaattttttcaagtaaaaatattgcatttttaacaaggtagatgatttttcaaaacaaaattgtctaatttttaaccataaaacataagaaattaaggcaattatttttaaaaatcggccTCGACAAATCTCTTCGAAATTCTAatctaaatatacaaaattgcCCATCAAATTCtttctcaactattttttttatatataattcacaaataaatctaattataaataaatatatttcatatttcatggaaaattttcattttttcattttttttttttgtaaaacaaaaaagaattaattttcatcttgactttttttcatctcgaagttttaaacaaaaagatgaatttttaacaataagattaattttctactgaaaaatacatgaattttaacgaaatattaaaatttagaactaaaaaaaaaggaattaatttttaacaaaaaatgaaagttacattttttgtaaacaaaaaaaaggaattaattaccatttttatttgttttaatctcGAAGTTtgggagaaaaaaaaataaacttttcaagaaaatacataaattttaacgacatatttaaattttgaattaaaaaaaaatcaattttcaataaaaaaaagaagtagttacatttttcttttcgtaaaaaatgaattaattttcatattaatttttttttcatctcgatgttttaaaaaaaaaaagatgaatttttgacagtaagattaatttttaaacgaaaagattaattttctactgaaaaatacaatttttcaagaaaacatatgaattttaacgaaatattaaaattttgaactaaaaaaaaaaaaaagaattaattttcagcaaaaaatgaaatcgttacattttttgtaaaaaaaaaaaaagaataaattttcattcaaattttctttcaccgaaattttgtataaaaagatgaattttctactcaaaaatacaatttttttagcaaaatacataaatttaaatgaataattatcatcttaattttttttatttttaagttttaaacaaagagatgcatttttaaaaataagataaattttcaactgaaaaatacaatttttcaagaaaatacatgaagtttaccgaaatatttatattttgaaccaataaaaaaatgaattttcgacaaaaaatgaaagttacattttttgtaaaaaaaaaagaaataatttaaatataaattgacaaTCAAAACgcatttaagttttaagtttaaaaaaatcaatgttcaaccaaaacataaatttttaactaaaacaggtaatttttcaaccaaaaatggaataattaaattttcagtaaaaaattgaaccttcaagccaaaaaaagctcatttttcaatcaaagaaattaatttttaattaaaataatgaatcttcactgaaaaaaaattaaatttcaacaaaagagtatattttcaaccaagtaaatttatttcaaaagaagaaattataaagaatgagattatttttccacgaaaaaaaatcattttctacaaaaaaaaagtggattttcgacaaaaaaaaagacttttttctaacaaaatactagaattttcaattaaaacaagacaaatttacattcaaattgttaaattttgaattaataatcataattaaattttcctttaaaaatttaattcttaaaactaattttcagaaaaatagctcatttttcaactaaagaaattaattttcaactaaaattatgtatcttcactaatttaaatttatttttaacaagattttttttcagcaatgtaaatttatttctaacctaaagaacgaattttcaactaaaatgagaattatttcactctaatacttgaattttcaaacaagttgaattttaaactaaaaaatataaattttcattcaaagttgaatttttaactaaaaaaagattcgttttcaacaaaaaatttattttttttaaacttgaatttttaacgaaataaattaattttcaatttaaaaagaaaaatctaaatccaaattgttgaatttttaactacaaaaaatcaacttttcacctaaaatgaaacagttaaatttttcgctaaaataattaatcttaaccgaaatagttgaatttttataccaaaatgattaattttcaattataaagattaattttctacaaaaaacagatgtattttccaCAAGATCGATACATTTTTAAAGcactagtttaaattttaaatgagaaatattaattttcaaccaaattgttgaattttcattaaaaaaggataaaatttcaaccaaaataagaatggttgaattttccgttCAAAATATCATTCgtaagcaacaacaaaaattcggattttcagaaaaatatttaaattttcctagttgatagttacatttttaaaaagatattttcagaaatatttcctcttcgaaatactacttctactctaaaaactgattaaactctttaaaaaatttccgttcCGTGACAAAAATTCTTTGTtccaaatgaaataatatttctttaccTATACTCCCTgtcataaaataaaaacgattaatgaGCAGCCTggaacagcaacgaaatcacgatgctgttcctgcctgctcaaaaaaagaattctttgccTCGATGTGCCGAAAAACGTCGGTGATTATTTTATACAAAgtctttttttattgtgatttgataataacaataaaaaagaagaaaagaaaatagaaggataatttgtttgtttttttttcaaaacagcaATAGAAACATTTGAtggcggttgtccaaatttgatcgttggaatcttggttttattttcattaattctgCACACATTGACTTGACTATTGGtcgttaaaaaggattttaagctCAATTAtagttacaataaaaacaaaaaagactcATCAACGTTTCGGCATATCaaggcaaagaaaaaaaaaatgagcagactggaacagcaacgaaatcacgatgctgttcctacctgctcaaaaaaagaattctttgccTTGATGTGCCGAAAAACGTCGGTGATTATTTTATACAAAgtctttttttattgtgatttgataataacaacaataaaaaagaagaaaagaaaatagaaggataatttgttttttttttttttcaaaacagcaATAGAAACATTTGAtggcggttgtccaaatttgatagctggatttttggttttattttcagtaattctgCACACATTGACTTGAATATTGGtcgttaaaaaggattttaagctCAATTAtagttacaataaaaacaaaaaagactcATCAACGTTTCGGCATATCAaggcaaagtaaaaaaaaaatgagcagactggaacagcaacgaaatcacGATGCTGCTCCTGCctgctcaaaaaaaaaatttctttgcctCGATGTGCCGAAAAACGTCGGTGATTATTTTATACAAAGCTTTCttcattgtaatttgataataacaaaaagacaaaagaaaCAATATAaggataatttgttaaaaagaattctgaattaaatttttcttaaatttttaactaatttaaaaaagattatcatGGAAAATTGGGAGTGGCGAAAAAAAAaagggagagagagagatgagCAATGAGAGTACAACAACTAACCTCATGAGAGCGGAATCGAGAGTCGTCAAGCTTTTTCACGGCGTATTTCATGTCCTCGTAACGTAGAAATTCAACGACCCCAGTGCCATCTTTGTAAACATCGGCGAAGCAAACATCCCCAGCCTCTCGCATATGATCCTTGAGATCCTGCCAACTTCCGGAAGGAGGCAGTCCGGTGACGAGAACCCGATATTGAGAACGGCGTGCCGGTGGACCTCGACCTCGCGAATTGTTCATGTCACCCCCTCGACCGCCGCCTCCTCGGCCACTGTCGCCTCCTCCGCGACCCCCTCGGAAATTGTTGCTCGGACCTCCTCCTCGCGGAAACTCGACTCGAAGACGATACCCATCGTAATCATAGCCATCTCTCGCGTGCACGGCATCCTCTGCATCTCTGAAAAACAACAACGAAAAGTTCGTTTTTGTTGCTGGAcggccgttttaatccaagaaaaatattcccagtcatttcccgattctcaaacatttttcaggaccaagaaaattgaaaaattcgaattctaaagctaaacaattttccaacagaagaaataaaaaataaagtaggtataaattaaagcactcaaagtggaactcttgaattttaaactttttaaattgaagtttaaatattttttaatcgaaaattgtcgtattcgaatgctcaataattaacacgtataaaatggaagctactaacacttttcaattttaacaattttaaatgaaatttagacaAACggcaaaattttttacttttatatataaattagatcaatagattcagaaaaaaaaaattgtgaaaatttaatcaacGTTATAattgtcaattgtttaaattaaggaATCAACGAactctacattttttatattatattattttaaacaattttaagctagaaacgataaaaatggacaaattaatttttttaaacagaacaattcttaaattattttaattttaaatagtttgaacatacttgaaaagcttcaaaattttatttcaaaatcttgagaaatctagaagttgttttaactttattgacatttaaaattattttaaaaatttgtttaggacttcaaaatatcttttgaaatgagtCGATTTTTCCTTCAATTTGTATCAAatgctgcaaattaaaaaaaaaaaatacttaaaatcttccagattctcttttaacaattttagaaatatttttaaatcgttttgaatattcttttattttccaaaatgtaaaattattttcaatttccctaAAAATCGTAAGAAAATGTTTGTCGGTGCacaacttcgtttaaattatttgaaatcattaataattattctttttcttaatttaaaaaatttgaaattgaatggatggaaaatggaatattaacttttttttctaaactattgaaatcgaatttcgacaaatttttcctctaaatatttataaaattcacctacaaattcaaaattcaacctacaaagatcaTTTATCAACATAATGAtcgaatttttacacaaaaaaaatattaaacttgaaccaagaaaaaaaaacagttgaattttcaacaaataattgaatttattagaacaaattagaatttttaaacaaattcttgaattctcaacctaatgaagcattttttaaataaaaacgattaaacataaacaaacaaaaaagtaacagttaaatttttaacaaataattgtttttaaaataacaaagtggaattttgtaaccaaaaaagtcaaatttccaaTCCAGAAGGAGGAATTTTCTgcccaaacagacgaattttaaacctaaaaaattaaattttgaactaaacggatgaatttctatccaaattattgtattttctatcAACAAAGGCTATTTTTCaacctttatttattatttatatttaaaaaaagaatattccgTCCAAATAGTCGAATGttcaaaataaagttgaattatcgattaaaaatatgacctttaaacaaagtagttcaatttctaaccaaatcgttgtattttcaatctaaaacaatgatttttcaacaaaattattgaattttcaaacaaacaaaaaaaggctgaattatcaataaaataattgcattttttaggagacagtaaaattttttaaacaaaaagagatgaatttttaaccaatttcttgaattttaaacctaaaaagatgaaaacaaaaacgaataaatgtaaaagaaagaaaacagtttaatattacaaccaaataatttaattttttagaagtaaatggaattttttaacaaaaaatatcaattttcaaccaaattcttgaattttcaaacaaaaatgattaaacttttacccagaaaaaaaaaaaaaaacagttgaattttcaacaaataatagattttttttagaagaaagaggaatttatttctaatcaaacacttttaacaaaatagctgaatttttaaacaaattattaaatttttaacccataaaggTATTTTTATAGTagtattttatatgtatttttaagtagaaaattcatttttttgtacaaaatttcgatgaaagaaaattttaatgaaaatttattctttttttttttacaaaaaatgtaacgatttcattttttgctgaaaattaatttttttttttttagttcaaaatttaaatatttcgttaaaattcatatgttttcttgaaaaattgtatttttcagtagaaaattaatcttttcgtttgaaaattaatcttactgttaaaaattcttcttttttttttaaacatcgagatgaaaaaaaaattaatatgaaaattaattcattttttacgaaaggaaaaatgtaactacttctttttttgttgaaaattgattttttttttaattcaaaatttaaatatgtcgttaaaatttatgtattttcttgaaaagtttttttttttctcCCAAACTTCgagattaaaacaaataaaaatggtaattaattccttttttttttgtttacaaaaaatgtaactttcattttttgttaaaaattaattttttttttagttatttttcagcCTATAacgatcgaattttcaaacaaaaaagattaaacttcaaccaagaaaaaaaaaacagttttattttctaccaataattaaattttttaaaagaaaatggaattttttaacaaagaatataaattttcaaccaaattcttgaattttcaaacaaaattgattaaactttaaaaaaaggttgatttttaaacaaataatagatttttttagaagaaagtgaaatttctttttaaaaaaggtgaatttctaatCGAACCACGAAATTTTTTCCCTAAACAGACGAATGttaagcaaaaaagttgaattattaacaaaatagttgaatttttaaacaaagtattgaattttttaacccatAAAGGTTATTTTTCAATCTATAACGAtcgcatttttggaaaaaaaaagattaaacttcaaaaaacaaaaaaaaaacagttgaagtttcgacaaataattgttttttaaataaaaaagtagtaaaataaacgaatgttaaacctaaaaaattaaactttggcctaaacagatgaatttctaaccaaattattaaattttctatcgacaaaggttattttattgctttttcaaacaacaaagattgaatttcaacgtagaaaaaaaaacacttgaatgaacaaaataatagaattttttagaagaagttccataaaaaaaactttttcatccaaaaataaaatggatcaTTTCTATTTtgacaatagttacattttctactggaatagttaaatttttagtagaaaaaataatttattttgaacaatttttccaaCCAGAGATaaacttttgaactaaaattattgaatattcaactaaaatgataaatttttaaatggaatactgaaatttttgaccgaaatgaagaatttttaaacaataagtttaactttataataaaaaaaataatgtatcaccaaaatagttgaattctcaattaaaaaatatcaatttttaaccaaattcttgaattttgaactagaaaagatcaatttaaaaaaaaatggaatattaaaatttatgaattttatgcaaaaaaaaaaagatttttcaaccagaaagattaattttctggaaaaaggcgattatttcacaaagtagataaatttttagtctaatttataaataaaaaatatcaattttcaaccaaatagttcaaatttgaacaagaaacaaaaaaattttaataaacagtaGAATGgttcatttttctgttaaaaatctaattcttaacaaaacaaaaagttcaattttcaaccacagaaattaatttttaaataaaagaatgaatcttcaacaaaaaaaaaaaaaaaaaaaatgataaattattaaccaaacccATGTATCttcaaatagaatagttgaattttgtaccaaaaagagaTTTCtcaaccataaagataaatttttttacaaaaaagatgtattttccacaaattaaatagattttcaaataaagaaaaaattcaataatgaatTATGATTTAATTGGAATTCTGAAtctaatggttaaattttcaaccatagaaattaatttttaacaaaatagttgaatttccaataaaaacgacaaattttcatcgaaattgttgaattgtaaacaagaaaataaatttaaaatgaattgatgaattttcaatcataaagattaattttctgcaaaaaagacgtattttccacaaagataaaaaattctaaattgaccaaaattatttttaaaaaaatgaaaaacttgagTTATACTGCAATCAGAAGTAacttccgaatttttaaattaacacgatttacaaacaaatagttaaatttttaaaggaattctgaatctagtggttaaattttcaaccaaaaagacaaattttcatccaaattgttgaattttaaagaagaaaataaatttcaactgaattgatgaattttcaaacataaggattaattttccacaaacacgacgaatttttcacaaagtacatacactttcaacgaaataaatgaactttcaattaaattcgtataattttcaaccaaaccattgtgatttttatcccaaaaacatgcaatattttccaaaatagttgaattttaaacagaataatcaaaataacttcaaattcagGTATATAatcaagatttctaagagtttacaaattttttgttctcaTAAGCATTGAGTACTTTAGTGATAAGAGAATGCTTAGATAAGAGAAGACCGTGACTCATGCATATTGATTACACCCTATCATTTGATTTGGAATCAGTAAAAAACTGAAAAGCTCttttaatattccaaaattgAAAGCGACCATACAATagtattgatcatttttatttaaacaataaatgtttaattaatttcaaaaaaaaaagaaatttaaaattgccaGAATTTAAAAGCACCATTCGCGTCtccgtaaaaaaattcatgaatttaaatcaCCAGTCacgcaaatttttcaacaaaactgaagACAATCAATAAACAGTGAAAGCCAACCATCACGCGATGAGGCTTGATCGAATTAGAGTAAAAAAGCGTTCCCTAAATCGAAGGTTAGTAAGCTAAAAAAGTAGATAAAGTCAGGAAATGCCTCGACTTTGAAAGAATCGGAGCCAAAGAATAAGAGGTATTTATCTTTGAAAGCCAGGGAAATTGGTGAAATGGAATGAAAATGAAGCTAACCTTGGGTCGTCGAATTCGACGAAGGCGAATGGAGGTCCCCTGCGATTTTTCAAGTCAACAAACGTTACTTTTCCGAACTTGTAGAAGAGATCCTGGATGTCCTTGGTTCTGATGTCGGGTGGCAAATTTCCGACGTAAATTCTGCACTCATTTCTTCCTCCGTGAGACATTTTAACTTTGGGAAAAGTAATTTGATCCTTTTGGTGTGCTACACTGTACGCAGCAGCAGCAATGAGAACAAATTAGTTAGTGACGATTACGGGTTTACTTGGCTTGGAGTCGAGGGTGCGTGCGTGGTATGACAAACAAAATGGCTGCAGATGAGCAGCAGGGCTGAGAACGTATTCATTTTGGCGCTGTTCTATATCAGGGTTGAGAAAGTACTGTACGTCATGTACGTGATTTACGTGCAAGGATGGAAACTGtctccaaaaattgaaaaaattagtccaaaattagaaaaattagtcCAGCAGGGCGCAAAAGTTTGATTTGTTCATTACATCCATGGAAATATATATGAATGatatacaacattatttttttttattataaagttaaacttattgtttaaaaattcttcatttcggtcaaaaatttcagtattccatttaaaaatttatcattttagttgaatattccataattttaattcaaatgtttatCTCTGGttggaaaaattgttcaaaataaattattttttctactaaaaatttaactattccagtagaaaatataactattgtcAAAATAGAAatgaaccattttatttttggataaaaaagttttttttatggaacttcttctaaaaaaatctattattcgagcggtgtttagaaataagaaaaaatgtccagaacaaaacttatttgaccaaaaaatacaaagttttaataaagtacctgcatctttaactaaaataggtaactttcaaacaaaaaatcgaatagttacattcttgattaagagaatttatattttgaaccaaaacaaaaTTAGTAAAAGCAAAGAAAAGTATTAGatttagataagttttcaagcaaaaacctgaacattaaattaaaatggtaaatcttcataaaaattactttaaactaaatatgtgagttttctaccaaaaataatatattttttaccaacaaaaacgATTCGCGCTCTAttataggttacctcgcgcttcgcgcttgaatatttattctttgcatttggaatgcttgaaaaaaactttatcagaaagatctcttttagatggcagtatttatatgcgtcttgacattctgaattatctacttaatttagtatagtcaaagattaagtttctcaaagctctgtaggctttgaggtacacattctcatcgtgatactCGCGCAGCGCGCTCTATTtccaacagacatttgtaaacaggttttgttggatttttttctcgtaactttcgtcgtttttccacacattttattttttttattttattttttccaacgttatttttcacgaataaaacaaaaagtacgcgtcctatcaagaagtgattcttaacgaagttgtagatcttttttgggataaccatttttgttaattcatcttttttcttatcctACATAGtgtgtccacaaaatggaattttttattttccattattttttgtgcaatcaaaatttgaactttcgatttttaaagaaaatccaaaaattttttatgataatcttttagagctttcaaaaaaaaatgtttttctcctcttgactttttttcatatcgtacgtttttcggcttcaaattctgattttcggttgattaaaaaaattttgtaaacgctataactctgagaattttctttttaccaaaaaaagtcattaggataaattgtttgttctttttaatactataaatatctgcacatagaattttcaaattcagaaaaaagtggtctaaaaaattttcaaaatgcgctcactttttgaattttaatcaaaaatggctggttcacgaactcgtcctttcttttaacacctgaaaaaagtgtgccaaagatgaatttaattcgtttattttttcgagaattatcgtgtttacggacggacagacagacaggcgccatcgtgAAAAGCTGAttatcggattcagggggtctcaaaacgtggagatccgttgaaaaagtgtaatgtcaaatttccgacaat comes from Belonocnema kinseyi isolate 2016_QV_RU_SX_M_011 chromosome 5, B_treatae_v1, whole genome shotgun sequence and encodes:
- the LOC117173927 gene encoding serine/arginine-rich splicing factor 1B, translating into MSHGGRNECRIYVGNLPPDIRTKDIQDLFYKFGKVTFVDLKNRRGPPFAFVEFDDPRDAEDAVHARDGYDYDGYRLRVEFPRGGGPSNNFRGGRGGGDSGRGGGGRGGDMNNSRGRGPPARRSQYRVLVTGLPPSGSWQDLKDHMREAGDVCFADVYKDGTGVVEFLRYEDMKYAVKKLDDSRFRSHEGEVAYIRVKEDHGPGERGRSEDRERGRTRSRSYSPRRRGSPTYSPLRRHSRTRSRSRSRSY